A section of the Ignavibacteriales bacterium genome encodes:
- a CDS encoding TonB-dependent receptor: MTALINCPLISSAYCQEVGSLSGLVVDDDSKEVIASATVTLENADTKSFIKTETDISGNYAFADVPAGLYNISSNRIGYVSQSFRILIEDGKKKTFNIFLSPAQIETEKVNVTSSKVELTLQQTPSSINLVESDEIKQKNFLTFDNIMEGVQGVTVNRSSGINVSSLSIRGSSDVAGGGIGNRVLLLLDGRPSLTGDSKGALWSLIPISMIERTEVVKGAFSSLYGSSAIGGVVNVITKKPTYKPSLYVNLNYGFYEKLPNSQRFSNDLLTYTGADVLHSNTIGKFSYLFNLDYKQSDGHAQQTDYEFYGINSKFTYDVIDNRDLEVSLQYTNSKSGYPHYWSTSSQPYKVATYYLGDEIDKQTQSFDVYYRAFPNTKSKYSTRFYYYGLNSNSFYNPNNPVSRQFAPSGQGLDTYIDSYNFGNISQFDMQIGKSNYLIAGLDAQWNIVRSQPADILYGDQQMNNFGIFAQDKIDLITDKFSNPVLSTTLGARLDYNLVVSGIESFQVSPKISFLYTPEVSSGVLSNTSFRLLGGRAFRAPSIAELYFKKELFGGFDFVYNPDLKPEEMYSIEFGLRKQFRNRFTFDAAVFYNLYDNLIQYRNIGTGVYGPFQVQNVADAEIKGFEFYIDYNSTLNVSGEPFGYYFNVGYTYMDAKDTSPDRADDLLPYKPKNNLNFTTNFDYYGFNLNIYGRYLSKVEEVIFYRYEEPQDYFLLNAKLSKQLTSNFSIFIGANNILDESYQELERIQAPNRNFNSGVNIQF; the protein is encoded by the coding sequence ATGACAGCTCTTATTAATTGCCCGCTAATCTCATCCGCATATTGCCAGGAGGTTGGGTCGCTGTCGGGGCTTGTAGTCGATGATGATTCAAAGGAGGTGATAGCTTCCGCAACGGTTACGCTCGAGAACGCGGATACTAAGAGTTTTATAAAAACCGAGACGGACATCTCAGGGAATTATGCGTTTGCAGATGTACCGGCAGGTCTGTACAATATCTCATCGAACAGAATAGGATACGTTTCGCAATCTTTCCGCATATTAATTGAGGACGGTAAAAAGAAGACATTCAATATATTCCTCTCACCCGCTCAGATAGAAACGGAAAAGGTTAATGTCACTTCGTCAAAAGTAGAGCTAACCCTACAGCAGACACCTTCTTCGATCAACCTTGTAGAATCAGACGAAATTAAGCAAAAGAACTTCCTCACGTTCGATAATATAATGGAGGGAGTACAGGGTGTTACAGTGAATAGGAGCAGTGGTATAAATGTTAGTTCACTTTCCATAAGGGGCTCATCCGATGTGGCGGGAGGTGGCATAGGTAATAGGGTACTGCTTCTGCTGGACGGAAGACCTTCGCTTACGGGCGATTCAAAGGGAGCGCTATGGTCGCTGATACCTATTTCGATGATAGAGCGGACGGAAGTAGTTAAGGGGGCGTTTTCTTCTCTCTACGGGTCGAGCGCGATTGGGGGAGTGGTTAACGTCATAACAAAGAAACCGACTTATAAGCCCTCCCTGTATGTAAATCTCAACTATGGATTTTATGAGAAGCTCCCAAATAGCCAGAGATTTTCCAATGATCTGCTCACATATACCGGAGCTGACGTTCTCCACAGCAATACGATCGGAAAGTTTTCGTATTTATTTAATCTAGACTATAAGCAAAGTGACGGGCATGCACAGCAGACTGATTACGAGTTTTACGGAATTAATTCTAAATTCACATACGATGTAATAGATAACCGTGACCTTGAGGTCTCCCTTCAGTATACGAATTCCAAGAGCGGATATCCTCATTATTGGAGTACGTCATCACAGCCTTACAAGGTTGCGACTTATTATCTTGGCGATGAGATCGATAAGCAGACGCAGAGCTTCGACGTTTACTACCGGGCCTTCCCGAATACAAAATCTAAATACAGCACAAGATTTTATTATTACGGATTGAACAGTAATTCTTTCTATAATCCCAATAATCCCGTATCGCGACAGTTCGCTCCTTCCGGGCAGGGACTGGATACCTATATAGATTCATATAACTTCGGTAATATATCACAATTCGATATGCAGATCGGGAAGTCTAATTACTTGATTGCAGGGCTGGATGCGCAATGGAATATTGTAAGATCGCAGCCTGCGGATATACTCTATGGTGACCAGCAGATGAATAATTTCGGAATCTTTGCGCAGGATAAAATAGATCTCATAACAGACAAGTTCTCTAACCCGGTATTAAGCACTACACTCGGCGCAAGATTAGATTATAATCTTGTTGTATCGGGAATTGAGTCATTCCAGGTAAGTCCGAAGATATCATTTCTCTATACACCGGAGGTATCTTCCGGGGTGTTGAGCAATACGTCGTTCAGATTGCTGGGGGGGAGAGCATTCAGAGCGCCATCGATAGCGGAGCTATATTTCAAAAAAGAGCTATTCGGTGGTTTTGATTTTGTATATAATCCCGATCTCAAGCCCGAAGAAATGTATTCAATTGAATTTGGATTAAGAAAGCAGTTCAGGAACAGGTTTACGTTTGATGCGGCGGTTTTTTACAATCTGTACGATAATCTAATACAATACCGTAATATTGGAACTGGGGTTTACGGACCGTTCCAGGTACAAAATGTTGCGGATGCAGAGATAAAGGGATTTGAGTTTTATATTGACTATAACTCCACATTAAATGTTTCTGGTGAGCCGTTCGGATACTATTTTAATGTAGGTTATACATATATGGACGCGAAGGATACATCACCCGATAGAGCAGACGACCTGCTTCCATACAAACCAAAGAATAATCTGAACTTCACCACAAATTTCGATTACTACGGATTTAATCTAAATATTTACGGCAGGTATCTCAGCAAAGTAGAAGAGGTGATATTCTATAGATATGAAGAGCCTCAGGATTATTTCCTACTTAATGCAAAACTCAGCAAACAACTTACAAGCAATTTCTCGATCTTTATCGGAGCTAATAACATCCTGGATGAGTCTTACCAGGAGCTGGAACGCATCCAGGCTCCAAACAGGAATTTTAATTCAGGTGTAAATATTCAGTTTTAA
- a CDS encoding NAD-dependent epimerase/dehydratase family protein, with amino-acid sequence MKLLVIGGTVFLGRHIVEYALSEGHEVTLFNRGQHNPELFPDVEKIKGDRKTDYGMLAGREWDAVIDTCGYVPGDVRNTAETLKDSVKRYVFISSINAFRDVEEAGIDESYPEAQLPEGASMDEMTMETYGPLKVLCEHEVKRIFPDGYINIRSGLIVGPNDPSDRFTYWVNRIGKGGSVLCPGNGNTPVQFIDVRDLARWSVKMALDGEPGLYSGTGPDHLLTMGQFLETCRAICNPDADLVWIDEKSLEENEVSPWSEMPAWAPDSVKEFHGLGRININKALVNGLKFTSLENTIKDTFKWDSSRPKQTKLRAGIDPEKEKKILEKYKSEAEKL; translated from the coding sequence ATGAAATTATTGGTAATTGGCGGTACAGTTTTTCTTGGCAGACATATTGTAGAGTATGCGCTAAGCGAAGGACATGAAGTTACATTATTTAACAGAGGTCAGCACAACCCGGAGTTATTTCCGGATGTTGAAAAGATCAAAGGAGACAGGAAAACAGATTATGGTATGCTTGCCGGCAGGGAATGGGATGCTGTAATCGATACTTGCGGGTATGTCCCGGGTGATGTGCGTAATACCGCCGAGACATTGAAAGATTCGGTTAAGAGGTATGTTTTTATTTCGAGTATAAATGCATTTAGGGATGTTGAGGAAGCAGGAATAGACGAATCTTATCCTGAAGCGCAACTTCCCGAAGGCGCATCGATGGATGAAATGACAATGGAGACTTATGGTCCATTGAAAGTATTATGCGAACATGAAGTGAAAAGAATATTCCCCGATGGATATATTAATATAAGGTCGGGGCTTATTGTTGGCCCAAATGATCCGTCCGATAGATTTACTTACTGGGTGAACAGGATAGGTAAGGGCGGAAGTGTCTTATGTCCCGGAAATGGGAATACTCCAGTACAATTTATCGATGTGAGGGATCTGGCAAGATGGTCTGTCAAAATGGCATTGGACGGAGAACCCGGACTTTACAGCGGGACAGGACCCGATCATTTACTGACGATGGGACAATTCCTGGAGACATGCCGAGCTATATGTAATCCGGATGCCGATCTGGTATGGATAGACGAAAAATCACTCGAAGAAAATGAAGTTTCGCCATGGTCCGAAATGCCGGCATGGGCACCCGACTCTGTAAAGGAGTTTCACGGCCTGGGAAGGATAAATATCAATAAAGCTTTGGTGAATGGATTGAAATTTACCTCATTGGAAAACACGATAAAGGACACTTTTAAATGGGATTCCAGCCGTCCAAAACAAACAAAATTGCGCGCCGGGATCGATCCGGAAAAAGAAAAAAAGATATTAGAAAAGTATAAATCCGAAGCGGAAAAGCTATAA
- a CDS encoding cupin domain-containing protein — protein sequence MKNPEYWIDKLQMKPHPEGGYFKEVYRSEESYSGEHLPERFGGDRSHSTSIYFLLVGEQVSKFHRIKSDEVWHFYEGSPVTVHRITRTGELKSTVLGRNHDAGEQLQFAVPHGEWFGAEVNNKDSYSLVGCTVAPGFHFEDFELAERDTLQKEFPDHSDIIQRLT from the coding sequence ATGAAGAATCCCGAGTACTGGATCGATAAGTTACAAATGAAACCCCATCCCGAAGGCGGTTACTTCAAAGAAGTTTACAGATCTGAAGAATCATACAGCGGTGAACATTTGCCGGAGAGATTTGGCGGAGACAGATCGCACAGCACATCGATATACTTTCTGCTGGTTGGTGAGCAGGTATCCAAGTTTCACCGTATAAAATCGGATGAGGTATGGCATTTTTATGAGGGATCGCCTGTAACGGTTCACAGGATTACAAGGACCGGTGAATTAAAATCGACAGTGCTCGGCAGAAATCATGATGCAGGTGAACAGTTACAGTTTGCTGTTCCTCACGGCGAATGGTTTGGTGCGGAAGTAAACAATAAAGATTCATACTCGCTTGTAGGATGCACTGTTGCACCCGGCTTCCACTTCGAGGATTTTGAGCTGGCTGAAAGAGATACTCTTCAAAAGGAATTTCCCGATCATAGTGATATCATTCAAAGACTAACCTGA
- a CDS encoding OmpA family protein: MKKKFLLLLFLITAVVSLPSQAQFKGYKVKGGLQFGPALFFSEFDDRGFSFNGRGFIAIELGRYFDLEIGGGFVRIKGSDGTYNPADEEFTTQLIPIDLRLRIEPFKFKTVNPYFYIGGGVMHYDVTDTTSVNVAAPSGQGPTQSGWTGFIPAGIGMEFKLGKQALFDVNLGVAYTFTDNLNYFVVDNFKDCYTYLNVGLTLTGSSGPTDTDRDGLTDDYEEQIGTDPNNPDTDGDGLKDGEEVNAYKTDPLNPDTDGDGLKDGEEVRTYSTNPLNPDTDGDGLRDGEEVNTYATNPNNADTDGDGLSDGAEVREYATDPLNRDSDGDTLTDGEEVLTYRTNPLNRDTDAGGVDDGTEVRRGTDPLNPADDVEKIEIGTVIILEGINFEKGKATITMDSEEILRTGALKTMEDNPEIVVEISGHTDSDGSDSYNQQLSQDRANSVKQWLVEHGINGDRIETVGYGEDKPIAPNDTPENKLKNRRIEFKRIR; this comes from the coding sequence ATGAAAAAGAAATTTCTTCTTCTACTTTTTCTTATTACAGCAGTAGTTTCTTTACCATCCCAGGCCCAATTTAAAGGTTATAAAGTTAAAGGGGGCTTGCAATTTGGTCCGGCATTATTCTTCTCCGAATTCGACGATAGAGGTTTCTCTTTCAACGGCAGAGGTTTTATAGCTATTGAATTGGGCAGATACTTTGATCTGGAAATTGGAGGAGGTTTCGTAAGGATAAAAGGAAGTGACGGAACTTACAATCCGGCTGACGAAGAGTTCACCACTCAGTTGATTCCAATCGATCTAAGATTGAGAATCGAACCTTTCAAGTTCAAAACAGTTAATCCATATTTTTACATTGGCGGTGGAGTTATGCATTACGACGTAACGGATACTACTTCCGTTAACGTTGCGGCACCTTCAGGGCAAGGTCCAACCCAAAGCGGCTGGACAGGCTTTATTCCTGCCGGTATTGGTATGGAATTTAAGTTAGGTAAGCAGGCTCTGTTTGACGTCAATTTAGGTGTGGCGTATACATTTACAGATAACCTGAACTATTTTGTAGTAGATAATTTTAAAGACTGCTATACGTATTTGAATGTCGGTCTTACTCTGACAGGAAGCAGTGGTCCTACTGATACAGACAGGGACGGCTTGACTGATGATTACGAAGAGCAGATCGGTACCGATCCAAACAATCCTGACACCGACGGTGACGGACTAAAGGACGGCGAAGAAGTTAATGCTTACAAGACCGATCCTCTCAATCCTGATACTGACGGTGATGGTCTAAAAGACGGTGAAGAAGTAAGAACTTACAGCACTAACCCGCTCAATCCTGATACCGATGGTGACGGATTAAGGGATGGTGAAGAAGTGAATACTTACGCAACCAATCCTAACAACGCCGATACTGACGGAGACGGACTCAGTGATGGTGCCGAAGTAAGAGAATATGCCACTGATCCTCTAAACAGAGACAGTGACGGTGATACTCTTACAGACGGAGAAGAAGTTTTAACATACAGGACCAATCCACTGAATAGAGATACCGATGCAGGTGGTGTCGATGACGGCACGGAAGTAAGAAGGGGAACCGATCCTCTGAATCCTGCTGACGACGTAGAAAAGATCGAAATTGGAACGGTAATTATCCTTGAAGGAATTAACTTTGAAAAAGGCAAGGCAACAATTACAATGGATTCCGAAGAGATCTTAAGAACAGGTGCTCTTAAAACTATGGAAGATAATCCTGAAATAGTTGTTGAGATCAGCGGTCACACTGACAGCGATGGTAGTGATTCATACAACCAACAGCTTTCACAGGACAGAGCTAATTCGGTAAAACAATGGCTGGTAGAACATGGAATCAACGGTGACAGAATTGAAACTGTTGGTTACGGTGAAGATAAACCGATTGCTCCGAACGATACTCCTGAAAATAAACTCAAAAACAGAAGAATTGAGTTTAAGAGAATTAGATAA